The Epinephelus lanceolatus isolate andai-2023 chromosome 1, ASM4190304v1, whole genome shotgun sequence genome has a window encoding:
- the vimr1 gene encoding vimentin, with translation MRAASYTQKSLQVSGSSGRVRVQSPSPSRCRGSSYDSRGRAVYRSTAVELGTEIHQQHANEKEEMQELNVKFAGYIEKVQALEQRNAALQAELAALQGRYKGGPAGIGEEYELKFKEVRELIEALTNEKGAADIERGYIEEEVEVWRLRLEEELALKEEAEMILSEFRQDVDNATLQKAELEKRIEQLVAEIEFLKKLHDEEVADLMKQIEDSKISAELDGDRPDLAAYLRTMRAEIESVAARNVKEAEKWYKSKFDTLKEHAGKHEEQMKAMKDEITTFHNQVTELQNQIDGMRARNASLEQQLEDMEMSHMDKVGSLEGVIAQLEAQLCETKLEMTKYLQDYQELLHIKLKLDAEIATYRKLLEGEESRLGIANDA, from the coding sequence ATGAGAGCGGCATCTTACACCCAGAAGAGCCTGCAGGTTAGCGGCTCCAGCGGCAGAGTAAGGGTTCAGAGCCCGTCACCTTCCCGGTGCCGTGGATCCTCATATGACAGCCGTGGACGCGCCGTTTATCGCAGCACTGCCGTGGAGTTGGGCACAGAGATACACCAGCAACATGCCAACGAGAAAGAGGAGATGCAGGAACTCAACGTCAAGTTTGCAGGTTACATCGAGAAGGTCCAGGCACTAGAGCAGAGGAATGCTGCTCTTCAGGCTGAACTGGCTGCACTGCAGGGCCGCTACAAAGGAGGCCCCGCAGGCATCGGAGAAGAATATGAGCTCAAGTTTAAAGAGGTGCGGGAGCTGATTGAGGCCCTGACTAATGAGAAGGGAGCAGCCGATATCGAGCGAGGCTACATTGAAGAAGAGGTTGAGGTGTGGAGACTAaggctggaggaggagctggcgCTCAAAGAAGAGGCAGAGATGATCCTGAGTGAGTTTCGCCAGGATGTTGACAACGCCACGCTGCAGAAGGCTGAGCTGGAGAAGCGTATAGAGCAACTGGTGGCCGAGATAGAGTTCCTCAAGAAGCTGCATGATGAAGAGGTGGCAGACCTCATGAAGCAGATTGAGGACTCAAAGATTTCTGCAGAGCTGGATGGCGATCGCCCTGACCTGGCTGCTTATCTGCGCACCATGCGTGCAGAGATAGAATCTGTCGCTGCTCGCAACGTCAAGGAAGCAGAGAAGTGGTACAAGAGCAAGTTTGACACCCTCAAAGAGCATGCTGGCAAGCACGAGGAGCAAATGAAGGCCATGAAAGACGAGATCACGACCTTCCACAACCAAGTTACAGAGCTGCAGAACCAGATCGATGGGATGAGGGCTCGCAACGCATCCCtggagcagcagctggaggacATGGAGATGTCCCACATGGATAAGGTGGGGAGCCTCGAGGGTGTCATCGCTCAGTTGGAGGCCCAGCTCTGCGAAACCAAACTAGAGATGACCAAGTATCTCCAAGACTACCAGGAACTGCTGCACATTAAGCTCAAGCTGGATGCGGAGATTGCTACCTACAGGAAGCTgctggagggggaggagagtaGGCTTGGAATTGCCAATGATGCCTAA